Within Actinoplanes sp. L3-i22, the genomic segment AGCGGGCCCGGGTTGGTGGGGCTGGGTCAGCGGGCCCGGTTGAGCAGGCGGCGTGGGTTGAAGCGGGTCATGAACTCGCCGAGACGGCCGGAGAGCTCCACCGTGCGAGTCCCCGCCTCGGCCAGCCCCAGCCGCCAGCTGAGCAGGATCGACGGCGGGAACAGCGTGGCCCGCAGCCGGACCCGGGCGGTAGCCGAGTGGGCCATCCCGGAGCGAACCCGGCGCAGCGCCGACGTCAGCTCCGCACCCTGCATCGGCTGCCGCGCGTAGCGGGCCCGCTCCTCGGCCGTACCGAGCAGTTCCGCCGCGGCGGCCGGCTCGGCGGACAGGACCGATTCGCGGATCAGCCGTTGGGCGGTGAGGCGCGGGGTCTCGGTCGGATCAACCGTGATCTGGAAGTCGACCATGGTGTCGACCAGCTCGTCCCAGGCCGCGTGGGCGTCCTCCCGGGCCTGTGCGGCCTCGGTGGTGACCACGATCCCGGTGACCGCGCCGGCCGGCCCCGGTACGGACGGATCCACCACCGCGGGCGGCGGCCCGACCGTCGCCGCGTGGCGCTGGCGTCGCAGCAGGACCCGGCGTAGTGCCGGGACCAGCAGCAACGCGATCAGGGTGGCGATCACCCCGAAGATCAGCAGACCGGTCCAGTTGTTCTCGTCGGAGCTGAACCCGCCGGTCGCGGCCGCGCCGCCGCCGTCGTTCGCCTGGTCGGGGCGGTCGTTCGCCCCGGCTGCCTGGGACGCGCTGGAGCCGGGCACCGGGGCCGCCGTCGTCGAGGCGGTCGGTGCGGCGGTCTTGTCGACGTCGGGCGCCCAGTCGGAGCGGGCCGAGCCGGTCACCCCGGTCGACGGCGTCGCGTCGAACGGGACCCACCCGAAGCCCTGCAGGTAGACCTCGGTCCAGGCGTGCGCGTTGCGGTTGGTGATGACGTACGTGTTCCCGTCCTGCACGCTGCCCCGGGTGAACCCGAACGCGACCCGGGCCGGGATCCCGGCGGCGCGGACCATCCAGGCCATCGCCGCGGCGTACTGCTGGCAGTAGCCGACCTTGTTGACCAGGAACGACTCGATCTCGGAGAGGTTCCCGGTGGACTGGGTCTGCAGGCTGTAGGAGAACCCGTTCGACTTGGCGAACGAGCTGTAGATCGCCCGTACCTTGTCGTAGTCGGTGGCTTTGCCCTTGGTCAGCCGGGCGACCTCTTTGTTGACGTACGCGTTCACCGGCACGACCGTGTACGCCCGCCGGATCGGGTCGTCGCGTTGCAGCGTCGGCGCGGTCCGCAGCTCGGCCGGCGTGTAGTCCGGGCGCAGGTAGTCGATCGAGTACTTCTGCTTGCTGGTGGTGTTCCGGCCGGAGTAGAGCACCTGCTGGTTCCCGTCGTACGCCCAGCTGCCGGTGAGGTTGCTGATCCCGACCGGGTACGAGTAGAGCGGCGCCATGCTCTGCCGCAACTGGTCACTGATCTCGATGTCGGCGTGGTACCGCTGGAACGTCGTCTGGTTGGTCGCGGCCTCCCGCTGCGGGTCCGGCAGGCTGCCCTTGTTGAGCGTGGTCCCGTTCGGCGGCTGGTTCCCGAAGCCCTCGGCGGTGAGCTGGTCGGCGACGCCGAACCGGAGGTAGAACGGCTCCTTCTCGGTCGTCGTCACCTTGAGCAGGTTGACCGTGGTGTTCTGGGTGAGCTGGCCGCTGAGCGAGGCGAACAGGTCGATCTTCCCGTTGCCGCCCTTGCCGAGCC encodes:
- a CDS encoding DUF3488 and transglutaminase-like domain-containing protein, whose product is MTGRRRLGLVAAGATVLSAAPLSTIFDKWTWLLQVILTVVMIAGAAVLTRTLRFPTWAQALGMVVALVVTLTWIFPSGHELLVPTPATIAHFGELIQQAGQDTRSYAVPVPDRDGLLFVAALGIGVVAIVVDLLTAVFRRPALAGLPMLAIYSIPVAVLLDSVPVTPFIVGACGYLWLLVADNVDRVRRFGRRFTGDGRDVDVWEPSPLASAGRRLGLVGVLVAVLLPLIVPTVTGGLLSQLTQSGPGAAGGLGKGGNGKIDLFASLSGQLTQNTTVNLLKVTTTEKEPFYLRFGVADQLTAEGFGNQPPNGTTLNKGSLPDPQREAATNQTTFQRYHADIEISDQLRQSMAPLYSYPVGISNLTGSWAYDGNQQVLYSGRNTTSKQKYSIDYLRPDYTPAELRTAPTLQRDDPIRRAYTVVPVNAYVNKEVARLTKGKATDYDKVRAIYSSFAKSNGFSYSLQTQSTGNLSEIESFLVNKVGYCQQYAAAMAWMVRAAGIPARVAFGFTRGSVQDGNTYVITNRNAHAWTEVYLQGFGWVPFDATPSTGVTGSARSDWAPDVDKTAAPTASTTAAPVPGSSASQAAGANDRPDQANDGGGAAATGGFSSDENNWTGLLIFGVIATLIALLLVPALRRVLLRRQRHAATVGPPPAVVDPSVPGPAGAVTGIVVTTEAAQAREDAHAAWDELVDTMVDFQITVDPTETPRLTAQRLIRESVLSAEPAAAAELLGTAEERARYARQPMQGAELTSALRRVRSGMAHSATARVRLRATLFPPSILLSWRLGLAEAGTRTVELSGRLGEFMTRFNPRRLLNRAR